The following are encoded in a window of Urocitellus parryii isolate mUroPar1 chromosome 7, mUroPar1.hap1, whole genome shotgun sequence genomic DNA:
- the Dhrs13 gene encoding dehydrogenase/reductase SDR family member 13, with amino-acid sequence METLLLGAGLVLGAYVLIYYNLVKAPPCGGIGSLRGRTAVVTGSNSGIGKMTALELARRGARVVLACRSRERGEAAAFDLRQESGNNEVIFMALDLASLASVRAFATAFLRSEPRLDILIHNAGISSCGRTRETFNLLLRVNHIGPFLLTHLLLPRLKTCTPSRVVVVSSAAHRRGHLDFTRLDRPVVGWQQELRAYADSKLANVLFARELATQLEGTGVTCYAAHPGPVNSELFLRHVPGWLRPLLRPLAWLVLRAPKGGAQTPLYCALQEGIEPLSGRYFANCHVEEVLPAARDDRIAQRLWEASMRLAGLRPGENDEPDEELQPEDPGAPCSPNTPHPEEPTVSEPFPGPRNSPDFSKVTHRIQVKTEPEPQVS; translated from the exons ATGGAGACACTGCTGCTAGGCGCCGGGCTGGTGCTAGGCGCCTATGTGCTAATCTACTATAACCTAGTGAAGGCCCCACCGTGCGGTGGCATCGGCAGTCTGCGCGGCCGCACGGCCGTGGTCACGG GATCCAACAGCGGCATCGGGAAGATGACGGCGCTGGAGCTGGCGCGCAGAGGAGCGCGCGTGGTGCTGGCCTGCCGCAGCCGGGAGCGCGGGGAGGCAGCCGCCTTCGACCTCCGTCAG GAGAGTGGGAACAATGAGGTCATCTTCATGGCCTTGGACTTGGCCAGTCTCGCCTCGGTGCGGGCCTTTGCCACTGCCTTCCTGAGGTCTGAGCCACGGCTGGACATCCTCATCCACAATGCCG GGATCAGTTCCTGTGGCCGAACCCGAGAAACCTTTAATTTGTTGCTGCGGGTGAACCACATTGGCCCCTTCCTGCTGACACATCTGCTGCTCCCTCGCCTGAAGACATGCACCCCTAGCCGTGTCGTGGTGGTATCCTCAGCTGCCCACCGGCGTGGACACCTTGACTTCACACGCCTGGACCGCCCAGTGGTGGGCTGGCAGCAGGAGCTGCGGGCATATGCCGACAGTAAGCTGGCCAACGTACTGTTTGCCCGAGAGCTCGCCACCCAGCTTGAGGGCACTGGTGTCACCTGCTATGCAGCCCACCCAG GGCCTGTGAACTCAGAACTATTCCTGCGCCATGTTCCTGGATGGCTGCGTCCACTTTTGCGCCCACTAGCTTGGCTGGTACTCCGGGCGCCCAAAGGAGGTGCCCAGACTCCCCTGTACTGTGCTCTACAAGAGGGCATAGAGCCCCTCAGTGGAAGATACTTTGCCAACTGCCATGTGGAGGAGGTGCTCCCAGCTGCCCGAGATGACAGGATAGCCCAGCGACTGTGGGAGGCCAGCATGAGGCTGGCAGGGCTTAGGCCTGGGGAGAATGATGAACCTGATGAAGAGCTCCAACCTGAGGACCCAGGGGCCCCATGTTCTCCAAACACTCCCCACCCTGAGGAGCCCACAGTTTCTGAACCTTTCCCTGGTCCTCGGAATTCACCAGACTTTTCTAAGGTTACACATCGAATTCAGGTTAAAACTGAGCCTGAACCCCAAGTCTCCTAA
- the Phf12 gene encoding PHD finger protein 12 isoform X1, with translation MWEKMETKTIVYDLDTSGGLMEQIQALLAPPKSDEAEKRSRKPEKEPRRSGRATNHDSCDSCKEGGDLLCCDHCPAAFHLQCCNPPLSEEMLPPGEWMCHRCTVRRKKREQKKELGHVNGLVDKTGKRTTSPSSDTDLLDRSASKTEFKAIAHARILERRASRPGTPTSNASTETPTSEQNDVDEDIIDVDEEPVAAEPDYVQPQLRRPFELLIAAAMERNPTQFQLPNELTCTTALPGSSKRRRKEETTGKNVKKTQHELDHNGLVPLPVKVCFTCNRSCRVAPLIQCDYCPLLFHMDCLEPPLTAMPLGRWMCPNHIEHVVLNQKNMTLSNRCQVFDRFQDTISQHVVKVDFLNRIHKKHPPNRRVLQSVKRRSLKVPDAIKSQYQFPPPLIAPAAIRDGELICNGIPEESQTHLLNSEHLATQAEQQEWLCSVVALQCSILKHLSAKQMPSHWDSEQTEKADIKPVIVTDSSITTSLQTADKAPTPSHYPLSCPSGISTQNSLSCSPPHQPPALEDISCSSCVEKSKKAPCGTTNGPVNTEVKANGPHLYSSPTDSTDPRRLPGANTPLPGLSHRQGWPRPLTPPAAGGLQNHTVGIIVKTENATGPSSCPQRSLVSVPSLPPSIPSSCASIENTSTLQRKTVQSQIGPPLTDSRPLGSPPNATRVLTPPQAAGDGILATGANQRFCSPAPSSDGKVSPGTLSIGSALTVPSFPANSTAMVDLTNSLRAFMDVNGEIEINMLDEKLIKFLALQRIHQLFPSRVQASPGSVGTHPLTSGGHHTEVQRKEVQARAVFYPLLGLGGAVNMCYRTLYIGTGADMDVCLTNYGHCNYVSGKHACIFYDENTKHYELLNYSEHGTTVDNVLYSCDFSEKTPPTPPSSIVAKVQSVIRRRRHQKQDEEPSEEAAMMSSQAQGPPRRPCNCKASSSSLIGGSGAGWEGTALLHHGSYIKLGCLQFVFSITEFATKQPKGDASLLQDGVLAEKLSLKPHQGPVLRSNSVP, from the exons TAACCCTCCACTGAGTGAAGAGATGTTGCCTCCCGGGGAGTGGATGTGTCACCGGTGCACTGTTCGCCGAAAG AAACGAGAGCAGAAAAAGGAGCTGGGCCATGTCAATGGACTGGTGGACAAAACTGGCAAACGGACTACATCACCCAGCAGTGACACTGACTTGTTGGACAGATCAGCTAGCAAAACTGAATTCAAGGCCATTGCCCATGCCCGGATTCTGGAAAGGAGAGCCAGCCGGCCTGGCACCCCCACATCCAACGCCAGCACAGAGACTCCCACCTCTGAGCAGAACGACGTTGATGAGGACATCATTGATGTGGACGAGGAGCCAGTAGCAGCAGAGCCGGACTATGTGCAGCCCCAGCTGAGGCGGCCTTTTGAGCTGCTTATTGCTGCCGCCATGGAGCGGAACCCCACCCAATTTCAGTTGCCCAATGAACTGACTTGTACCACTGCACTACCAG GTTCTAgcaagaggagaagaaaggaggaaaccaCAGGGAAAAATGTAAAGAAGACACAGCATGAGTTAGATCACAATGGTCTTGTTCCCCTACCCGTCAAAGTCTGCTTCACGTGTAACAG gAGCTGCCGTGTGGCCCCTCTCATCCAGTGTGACTATTGCCCCCTCCTGTTTCATATGGACTGCCTCGAGCCTCCGCTCACTGCCATGCCCCTGGGCAGATGGATGTGTCCGAATCACATCGAACATGTGGTG CTGAACCAGAAGAATATGACACTGAGCAATCGGTGCCAGGTGTTTGATCGTTTCCAGGACACCATTTCACAGCATGTCGTCAAAGTGGACTTCCTGAACCGAATCCATAAGAAGCACCCCCCTAACCGCCGTGTGCTCCAGTCAGTCAAAAGAAGAAGCCTGAAG GTTCCCGATGCTATAAAATCTCAGTACCAGTTTCCACCCCCTCTCATTGCACCTGCGGCCATTCGGGACGGGGAACTGATCTGCAATGGGATTCCTGAGGAATCACAGACGCACCTTTTGAACTCTGAGCACTTAGCCACCCAAGCAGAACAGCAAGAG TGGCTCTGTAGTGTTGTTGCGCTCCAGTGCAGCATATTGAAACATTTATCTGCTAAGCAGATGCCTTCGCATTGGGACTCTGAACAGACAGAGAAGGCTGATATTAAGCCTGTTATTGTGACTGACAGCTCAATCACCACATCCCTGCAAACCGCTGACAAGGCACCTACACCTTCCCACTACCCCTTGTCCTGCCCCTCAGGGATTAGCACCCAGAATTCCCTGAGCTGCTCTCCACCCCACCAGCCCCCAGCCCTAGAGGACATCAGCTGCAGTTCTTGTGTGGAAAAATCCAAGAAAGCCCCTTGTGGGACTACCAACGGGCCAGTGAACACAGAGGTGAAAGCCAATGGCCCCCACCTCTACAGCAGCCCCACTGATTCCACGGACCCCCGGCGACTTCCAGGCGCCAACACCCCCCTACCTGGCCTTTCACATCGGCAAGGCTGGCCTCGGCCCCTCACGCCACCAGCGGCTGGGGGGCTTCAGAATCACACCGTCGGCATCATTGTGAAGACAGAGAATGCCACTGGCCCCAGCTCTTGCCCCCAGAGGAGTTTGGTTTCTGTCCCAAGCCTGCCCCCTTCCATTCCCAGCTCTTGTGCCAGCATCGAGAACACCAGCACTTTGCAAAGAAAGACTGTCCAATCACAGATAGGACCTCCGTTGACAGATTCAAGGCCACTGGGCTCACCCCCAAATGCCACCCGGGTGCTCACTCCCCCCCAAGCAGCAGGAGACGGTATCTTGGCCACAGGAGCCAACCAACGATTCTGCTCACCAGCGCCATCATCAG ATGGCAAGGTCAGCCCCGGCACGTTATCCATAGGAAGCGCTTTAACCGTACCCTCTTTCCCAGCCAACTCTACTGCCATGGTGGACCTCACCAACTCACTTCGAGCATTTATGGATGTCAATGGAG AAATCGAGATAAATATGCTGGACGAGAAGCTGATCAAGTTTCTGGCCTTGCAGAGAATACATCAGCTTTTCCCCTCCCGGGTCCAGGCTTCACCGGGCAGTGTTGGGACACATCCGCTGACTTCCGGAGGGCACCACACAGAAG TGCAAAGAAAGGAAGTACAGGCCCGAGCTGTGTTCTACCCCCTCTTAGGGTTGGGAGGAGCTGTGAACATGTGCTATCGAACCCTCTACATCGGGACAG GAGCTGACATGGATGTGTGCCTTACAAACTATGGTCACTGTAACTACGTGTCCGGGAAACATGCCTGCATATTCTACGATGAG AATACCAAACATTATGAGCTGTTAAACTACAGTGAGCATGGGACAACAGTGGACAATGTGCTGTATTCATGTGACTTCTCTGAGAAGACCCCGCCAACCCCCCCAAGCAGTATTGTTGCCAAAGTGCAGAGTGTCATCA GGCGCCGCCGCCACCAGAAACAGGATGAAGAGCCAAGTGAAGAGGCAGCCATGATGAGTTCCCAGGCCCAGGGGCCACCGCGGAGACCCTGCAATTGCAAAGCCAGCAGCTCAAGCTTGATTGGGGGCAGTGGGGCCGGCTGGGAGGGCACGGCCTTACTGCACCATGGCAGCTACATCAAGCTGGGCTGCCTGCAGTTTGTCTTCAGCATCACTGAGTTTGCGACCAAACAGCCCAAAGGCGATGCCAGCCTGCTGCAGGATGGGGTcttggctgagaagttgtctctCAAGCCCCACCAGGGCCCTGTGCTGCGCTCCAACTCCGTTCCCTAG